The following are encoded in a window of Lagenorhynchus albirostris chromosome 3, mLagAlb1.1, whole genome shotgun sequence genomic DNA:
- the LOC132518174 gene encoding high mobility group protein B1-like, protein MGKGDPKKPRGKMSSYAFFVQTCWEEHKKKHPDASVNFSEFSKEFSERWKTMSAKEKGKFEDMAKANNARYEREMKTYIPPKGETKKKFKNPNAPKRPPLAFFLFCSEYRPKVKGEHPGLSTGDVAKKLGEMWNNTAAGDKQPYEKKAAKLKEKYEKDIAAYRAKGKPDAAKKGVVKAEKSKKKKEEEEDEEDEEGGDEEEDEEDEEEEGDDDE, encoded by the coding sequence ATGGGCAAAGGAGATCCTAAGAAGCCGAGAGGCAAAATGTCATCATATGCATTCTTTGTGCAAACTTGCTGGGAGGAGCACAAGAAGAAGCACCCAGATGCTTCCGTCAACTTCTCAGAGTTTTCTAAGGAGTTCTCAGAGAGGTGGAAGACCATGTCtgctaaagagaaaggaaagtttgAAGACATGGCAAAGGCGAACAACGCCCgttatgaaagagaaatgaaaacttatatcccTCCTAAaggggaaacaaaaaagaagttcaAGAATCCCAATGCACCCAAGAGACCTCCTTTggcctttttcttgttttgttctgaGTATCGTCCAAAAGTCAAAGGAGAACATCCTGGCCTATCCACTGGTGATGTTGCCAAGAAACTGGGAGAGATGTGGAATAACACTGCTGCAGGTGACAAGCAGCCTTATGAGAAGAAGGCTGctaaactgaaagaaaagtaCGAAAAGGATATTGCTGCATACCGAGCTAAAGGGAAGCCTGATGCAGCAAAAAAGGGAGTCGTCAAGgctgaaaaaagcaagaaaaagaaagaagaggaggaagatgaggaagatgaAGAGGGTGGTGATgaggaggaagatgaagaggatgaagaggaagaaggagatgaTGATGAATAA